One genomic window of Ilyobacter polytropus DSM 2926 includes the following:
- a CDS encoding cache domain-containing protein, translated as MSFIREIIKYKKSILIFFTGLIFAVSLAFTILKNYKDLRDALVLNEQKHLLTIADTTAKSIESYFLEEERSMRILARDTGFLRDFEYLKDKDERYLGESLKIYYKIGAPRIKSIQLLDFKGIILDEYPTKSKDNISKDISDLKDVKKIIKNKEQVLSSVYFENRDPFIYILQPIFNRGKFQGIIRCKLSIDNIYKRFIENIRSGSKGYASVKTKDGIFLMHPKKSQISGHVMQLRKSKYPNYDWSELEKLFEKQRSGEKGVEIYRSVWVTDDDSKMVKKFNGYSQAYIGDTFWIVTVASDYDEVVKIIKKNYYYTVAIATLIVLSISLLAAYIYSIREKKAKLEMKSLHLNEVKKLNSELEEDIEKRKLLAKELVKSKNKYEAMFNSINDCVFVADFENNSFEDIVEVNEKVYKRLKYTREELLKMKYSDIDVGLSVNEGKKILEKMLDKRSVMYETEIKTKFNKKIPVEVSGRLFKMENKYRAILISRDITLRKIQEETVKRSEARFFNIVNKLASDIEGENSDTTKIKLGKDINNQKILLKLEKINIELEKMFKKEMDENKKKEALMIYQSRYAAMGEMVGNIAHQWRQPLSSLSLIISNIEDSFFYGDVDKEDVESLFKKSRMLINKMSETIDDFRYFFKPKTNKEEFHVKNVVTSTVELFNERMRYNGIECNVETENDVKIWGYPNQLSQVILNFINNAVDALLENREKERKIDILISEEKNSAIVEVQDNGGGIPEGVMEKIFEPYYSTKEKKNGTGIGLYMSQMIVEKNFDGKIYVINKNNGACMKIIIPMGGENENA; from the coding sequence ATGAGTTTTATAAGAGAAATTATAAAGTATAAAAAATCTATATTGATATTTTTTACAGGTTTGATATTCGCTGTCTCACTGGCCTTTACAATTTTGAAAAACTATAAAGATTTGAGAGATGCACTGGTTCTAAATGAGCAGAAACACCTTTTGACAATTGCAGATACAACTGCAAAAAGTATAGAGTCATATTTCCTAGAAGAAGAGAGATCAATGAGAATTCTTGCCCGGGATACTGGTTTTTTGAGAGATTTTGAGTATTTGAAAGATAAGGATGAAAGATATTTAGGGGAATCTCTTAAGATATATTATAAAATAGGGGCCCCTAGAATTAAGTCCATACAACTATTGGATTTTAAAGGAATAATCTTAGACGAGTATCCCACTAAATCTAAAGATAATATATCAAAAGATATCTCAGATTTAAAAGATGTAAAAAAAATAATAAAAAATAAAGAGCAAGTATTAAGTTCAGTTTATTTTGAAAATAGAGACCCATTTATATACATATTGCAGCCAATATTTAATCGAGGGAAGTTTCAGGGGATTATAAGGTGCAAACTGAGTATAGACAATATATATAAAAGATTTATAGAGAATATAAGATCTGGTAGTAAAGGGTATGCCTCTGTAAAAACTAAAGATGGAATTTTTTTGATGCATCCTAAGAAAAGTCAGATCAGTGGCCATGTAATGCAGCTAAGAAAGTCCAAATATCCAAATTATGATTGGTCTGAGCTAGAAAAACTTTTTGAAAAGCAAAGATCTGGAGAAAAGGGAGTGGAGATTTATCGTTCTGTATGGGTTACAGATGACGACTCTAAGATGGTTAAGAAATTCAACGGATATTCTCAGGCTTATATAGGAGATACATTTTGGATAGTAACAGTCGCTTCTGATTATGATGAGGTAGTTAAAATTATCAAAAAAAATTATTATTATACAGTGGCAATAGCGACACTTATTGTACTTAGTATAAGTTTACTGGCTGCATATATATACAGCATAAGGGAGAAAAAGGCTAAGCTAGAGATGAAATCTTTGCATTTAAATGAGGTGAAAAAACTAAACAGCGAATTAGAAGAAGATATAGAGAAAAGAAAATTATTGGCAAAAGAACTTGTCAAATCAAAAAATAAATATGAGGCGATGTTTAACAGCATCAATGACTGTGTATTTGTGGCAGACTTTGAGAACAACTCTTTTGAAGATATAGTTGAGGTAAATGAAAAAGTTTATAAGAGGCTGAAGTATACACGAGAAGAACTTTTAAAAATGAAATACTCTGATATAGATGTAGGTTTATCAGTGAATGAAGGAAAAAAGATACTAGAAAAGATGTTAGACAAGAGATCTGTAATGTATGAAACGGAAATAAAGACAAAGTTTAACAAAAAAATCCCCGTAGAAGTAAGTGGTAGACTATTTAAAATGGAAAATAAATACAGGGCAATCTTAATATCTAGAGATATTACCTTGAGGAAAATCCAAGAGGAAACAGTAAAAAGAAGTGAGGCCAGATTTTTTAATATCGTAAATAAGTTAGCAAGTGATATAGAAGGAGAAAATTCAGATACAACTAAAATAAAACTTGGAAAAGATATTAATAACCAAAAGATACTTTTAAAGCTTGAAAAAATAAATATTGAACTGGAAAAAATGTTTAAAAAAGAGATGGACGAGAACAAAAAGAAAGAGGCACTCATGATCTATCAGTCAAGATATGCAGCTATGGGAGAGATGGTAGGGAATATAGCTCACCAGTGGAGACAGCCTTTAAGTTCATTATCTCTTATAATCTCAAATATAGAGGATTCTTTCTTTTACGGAGACGTTGATAAAGAGGATGTGGAATCTCTTTTTAAAAAATCTAGAATGCTTATAAATAAAATGTCTGAGACTATAGATGATTTTAGATATTTCTTTAAACCAAAAACAAATAAAGAAGAATTTCATGTAAAAAATGTCGTAACATCTACAGTAGAATTATTTAACGAAAGAATGCGATATAACGGTATAGAGTGCAATGTAGAAACAGAGAATGATGTGAAGATATGGGGGTATCCAAATCAATTGTCCCAGGTAATATTGAATTTTATAAATAATGCCGTAGATGCCCTGCTAGAAAATCGAGAAAAGGAAAGAAAAATTGATATATTGATATCAGAAGAAAAAAACAGTGCTATTGTTGAAGTCCAAGATAACGGAGGAGGAATACCTGAAGGGGTAATGGAAAAGATATTTGAACCATATTATTCCACCAAAGAGAAAAAAAATGGGACAGGTATAGGACTTTACATGTCACAAATGATAGTGGAAAAGAATTTTGACGGAAAAATATATGTGATAAATAAAAATAACGGAGCGTGTATGAAGATAATTATTCCTATGGGTGGTGAAAATGAAAATGCTTGA
- a CDS encoding Na-translocating system protein MpsC family protein — translation MKMLDKTNLLIKYKVLYVEDDEMQRENLKIFLKRRVGKLYMAENGKEGLKVFEEQNPDIIITDLKMPIMDGIEMSKKIREKNKKSGIVITTAFSDVETVLSAMDVGIDKYILKPVDTGKLIEAMEEIALRLTGEESGNLVLDDKIISDKKEKLEYESKIQIKIAYFIKSNTGKGPKSVKAFIKGSLIEIEANDPLTIYEKKLLEQSKNKSLVNFSREAFYNDRKNEIEKIIFEILGVKGNLERVTIDFKNNRDILVISV, via the coding sequence ATGAAAATGCTTGATAAAACAAATTTACTTATTAAATACAAGGTTCTCTATGTGGAAGATGACGAGATGCAGAGAGAAAATCTCAAGATATTTTTAAAGAGAAGAGTTGGAAAACTTTACATGGCAGAAAATGGGAAAGAGGGCTTGAAAGTTTTTGAAGAGCAGAATCCAGACATAATAATAACAGACCTTAAGATGCCTATAATGGACGGGATAGAGATGAGTAAGAAAATCCGAGAAAAAAATAAAAAATCCGGGATAGTGATAACAACTGCCTTTTCTGATGTGGAAACTGTTCTAAGTGCCATGGATGTCGGTATAGACAAGTATATACTTAAACCTGTTGACACAGGAAAACTTATAGAGGCTATGGAAGAGATAGCCCTTCGTCTTACAGGGGAAGAGTCTGGAAATCTTGTGTTGGACGATAAGATAATATCTGACAAAAAAGAAAAACTAGAATATGAGAGTAAGATACAGATAAAAATAGCTTATTTTATAAAAAGTAACACTGGGAAAGGTCCTAAATCTGTAAAAGCCTTTATAAAGGGCAGCCTGATAGAGATAGAGGCCAATGATCCACTTACTATCTATGAGAAAAAACTTCTGGAACAAAGTAAGAACAAAAGCCTTGTAAATTTTAGTAGAGAGGCATTTTATAATGACAGGAAGAATGAGATCGAAAAAATAATTTTTGAAATATTAGGAGTAAAAGGCAACCTAGAAAGAGTGACCATAGATTTTAAAAATAACAGAGACATACTGGTTATTTCTGTTTAA
- the pgeF gene encoding peptidoglycan editing factor PgeF, with translation MYVKHNEYFEIEEFENKGIKAIFTGKKSGDVKENFFLSPEKEKNIEEFMKKFSIEGKKLVAAKQTHSKNIADIKDESPLYFDNVDGFITARRDVVLFTVHADCLPIYFYDMEKKVIGLCHSGWKGSYLQIGEEVIKKMKASYGSLEKDILVGIGIGAGKCCYQVGDEFYRDFKEKFPLDVIEASFEKKADSWYFDNGEFNFQMFIKRGILEKNIVKSRQCTVCNRELFSYRREGKDAGRNGAFIYFKD, from the coding sequence ATGTATGTAAAGCATAATGAGTATTTTGAGATAGAAGAATTTGAAAATAAGGGGATAAAAGCTATATTTACAGGGAAAAAATCCGGAGATGTAAAGGAGAATTTTTTTCTGTCACCTGAAAAAGAAAAAAATATAGAGGAATTTATGAAAAAATTTTCTATAGAGGGAAAAAAACTCGTGGCTGCAAAACAGACACACTCTAAAAACATAGCAGATATCAAAGATGAAAGTCCCCTATACTTTGATAATGTAGACGGTTTTATAACTGCTAGAAGAGATGTTGTCCTTTTTACAGTCCATGCAGACTGCCTGCCTATATATTTTTACGACATGGAAAAAAAGGTCATAGGACTATGCCACTCGGGATGGAAAGGAAGCTACCTTCAGATAGGAGAAGAGGTTATAAAAAAAATGAAGGCAAGTTATGGGAGCTTGGAAAAAGACATCCTTGTGGGGATAGGTATAGGGGCAGGTAAATGCTGCTATCAGGTGGGAGATGAATTTTACAGGGATTTTAAGGAGAAGTTTCCCCTAGATGTTATAGAGGCTTCCTTTGAAAAAAAAGCTGATTCATGGTATTTTGACAATGGTGAATTTAACTTTCAGATGTTCATAAAAAGAGGAATTTTAGAAAAAAACATAGTGAAAAGCCGACAGTGTACAGTTTGCAACAGAGAATTATTTTCATACAGAAGAGAGGGAAAGGATGCGGGACGAAATGGTGCATTTATCTACTTTAAAGATTAA
- a CDS encoding LacI family DNA-binding transcriptional regulator, with amino-acid sequence MKMSDIAEKAGVSIATVSRVINEDKNVKDSTREKILKIIEEYDYTPSAIARNLSRKDNNTIGVVVPDISNPYFSEMVEGISEVIDKENLNILIYNTNDKIEKEQKSLQMLLEQRIKGLVITVTSESYEKGKNYLDKFVKEKIPVVLADRDIKYSSMDCVFIDNIGGAYKGVSVLIENDHKDIAIITGPLKSKPGRDRLRGYRNALSENGIEVIDENIYEGDFQMESGYKLGKEILNRKKRPTSVFISNNQMTLGFFKAMNEMKLSTPKDIAVLSFDRVEILDIFDIKLTTVSASVRELGVRSAEMLLEKIRNKDKYISQKMILQTNLDIKGSEKKLS; translated from the coding sequence ATGAAGATGTCAGATATAGCTGAAAAAGCGGGAGTTTCTATAGCTACTGTTTCAAGAGTTATAAACGAAGATAAAAATGTAAAGGACTCTACGAGGGAAAAAATCCTCAAAATAATAGAGGAGTATGATTATACTCCTAGTGCAATAGCGAGAAACCTTTCAAGAAAAGACAATAATACTATAGGGGTAGTTGTACCTGATATATCAAATCCATATTTCTCAGAGATGGTAGAGGGAATAAGCGAGGTGATAGACAAGGAAAATCTCAATATATTAATTTATAATACCAATGATAAGATAGAAAAAGAGCAAAAATCACTTCAGATGCTGCTAGAACAGAGAATAAAAGGTCTAGTAATAACAGTCACCAGTGAAAGCTATGAAAAAGGTAAAAATTATCTAGATAAATTTGTAAAAGAAAAAATACCTGTGGTTCTTGCAGACAGGGATATCAAATATTCTAGCATGGACTGTGTTTTTATAGACAATATAGGCGGGGCATACAAAGGAGTCTCGGTACTTATTGAAAATGATCATAAGGATATAGCCATTATAACCGGTCCTCTTAAATCTAAGCCAGGGAGAGACAGATTAAGAGGATACCGAAATGCTCTTTCTGAAAATGGTATAGAGGTCATAGATGAAAATATCTATGAGGGAGACTTTCAGATGGAATCAGGCTATAAATTGGGAAAAGAGATACTAAATAGAAAAAAAAGACCTACGTCGGTGTTTATATCTAATAATCAGATGACCTTAGGATTTTTTAAGGCTATGAATGAAATGAAGTTATCTACTCCAAAGGATATTGCAGTGTTATCCTTTGATAGAGTTGAAATACTGGATATATTTGATATTAAGCTCACTACGGTATCTGCTTCAGTAAGGGAACTAGGAGTCAGATCGGCAGAAATGCTTTTAGAAAAAATAAGAAATAAAGACAAGTATATAAGCCAAAAGATGATTCTTCAGACAAACTTAGATATAAAAGGGTCTGAAAAAAAGTTGAGTTGA
- the rbsK gene encoding ribokinase, whose protein sequence is MGKILVVGSINMDLVTKVSKSPKTGETVLGKDFKQIPGGKGANQAVAMARLGSDVAMIGMLGKDSFGDTLLSVIKKDGVDISGIGRCKDISTGIATIVVDDDANNSIIVVPGANFEIEKKDIDANIKLYENSEIVVHQLETPLDIVEYSLKISKKLGKTTILNPAPAKSMSDEIIKNVDYLIPNETELELLAGVPVKNKEDILKACRKIMAKGVKKLIVTLGSKGAIYVDEKGSKEFGVYKVDAVDTTAAGDSFIGGLTAAISKGEPLEKAMEFAAKVGAITVTREGAQTSLPTLDEVINFEGVV, encoded by the coding sequence ATGGGAAAAATACTGGTAGTTGGAAGTATAAATATGGACCTTGTAACAAAAGTCTCGAAATCACCAAAGACGGGAGAAACAGTCTTGGGAAAAGATTTTAAACAGATACCAGGAGGAAAAGGTGCCAATCAGGCTGTTGCCATGGCTAGACTAGGATCAGATGTTGCTATGATAGGAATGCTTGGGAAGGATTCCTTTGGAGATACTCTGCTCTCTGTCATAAAAAAAGACGGCGTGGATATCTCAGGCATAGGAAGATGCAAAGACATATCAACAGGGATAGCTACCATAGTTGTAGATGACGATGCAAATAACTCTATAATAGTAGTCCCAGGTGCAAACTTTGAAATAGAAAAAAAAGACATAGATGCAAATATTAAACTTTATGAGAATTCCGAAATAGTTGTACATCAGCTAGAAACCCCATTGGATATTGTGGAATACTCTCTGAAAATCAGTAAAAAACTAGGGAAAACGACCATACTTAATCCGGCACCTGCAAAATCAATGTCAGATGAAATAATAAAAAATGTAGACTATCTCATCCCCAATGAGACTGAATTAGAGCTTCTTGCAGGGGTTCCTGTAAAAAACAAGGAGGATATTCTCAAGGCTTGCCGAAAAATTATGGCAAAAGGAGTAAAAAAATTGATAGTTACCTTGGGATCTAAAGGAGCGATCTATGTAGACGAAAAAGGTTCCAAAGAATTTGGGGTATATAAGGTGGATGCAGTAGATACTACTGCTGCAGGAGATTCATTTATAGGAGGGCTTACAGCAGCCATTTCTAAGGGAGAGCCCTTAGAAAAAGCTATGGAATTTGCCGCAAAGGTAGGGGCAATAACAGTGACGAGAGAGGGAGCTCAGACTTCACTCCCTACATTAGATGAGGTTATAAATTTTGAAGGAGTGGTGTAA
- the rbsD gene encoding D-ribose pyranase — MRLLNSEISYEVAKLGHTDHICIGDAGLPIPAGVKRIDLALERNIPTFMGTLDVILDEMQVEEAIIASEMKELSPKLYTELLDLLNKKCQGIKIEEIPHSQLKKTSRESKAVIRTGECTPYANIILKSGVAF, encoded by the coding sequence ATGAGGCTTCTAAACAGTGAGATATCATATGAGGTAGCCAAACTTGGACACACAGATCATATATGTATAGGGGATGCAGGATTACCTATTCCGGCTGGTGTAAAGAGGATAGATCTAGCCTTAGAAAGAAACATACCGACATTTATGGGTACTTTAGATGTGATTCTAGATGAGATGCAGGTGGAAGAGGCAATTATAGCTTCTGAAATGAAGGAATTGAGTCCGAAGCTTTACACAGAACTTTTGGATTTACTGAATAAAAAGTGTCAGGGAATTAAAATAGAAGAGATTCCTCATTCGCAACTTAAAAAAACCAGTCGGGAGTCAAAGGCAGTAATAAGAACAGGAGAGTGCACTCCTTATGCAAATATTATTTTGAAATCAGGTGTGGCATTTTAG
- the rbsA gene encoding ribose ABC transporter ATP-binding protein RbsA, whose product MKKKILELQEMVKIFPGVKALNGANLNLYEGRVMALLGENGAGKSTLIKVMTGIYKRDSGKMTLYEEDVEFQGPRESQNAGIAIIHQELNLISNLTIAENIFLGREKTSFGKIDWKGMYSDADKLLKKLKVKHSSKELVGNLSVGEQQMVEIAKAMSQNAKIIVMDEPTDALTDKETESLFSVIRELIGENKSIVYISHRLKEIFEICDDVTIMRDGKFISEKEVKDITEDQIIESMVGRKLEDQMPRVEVEPGPVSLEVKNLKGDYVNNVSFTLHEGEILGVAGLMGSGRTELAKTIYGFYKMTSGSILIGGKKVKINSPEEGLKNKIAYVPEDRKKEGLILGLSVKENMSISSLEKFESNLKTLNKNDEKDMVDSYISRFNIKTPGMAQIIKNLSGGNQQKVAIAKALMTEPKILILDEPTRGVDVGAKKEIYDLINELKKHGMSILMISSEMVEVIGLSDRIMVMHENSVTGVFTAEDASQEKIMRCAVGLKEDNDE is encoded by the coding sequence GTGAAAAAGAAAATATTGGAACTTCAAGAGATGGTAAAAATCTTTCCGGGAGTCAAGGCATTAAACGGAGCTAACCTCAATTTATACGAGGGACGTGTCATGGCTCTACTAGGTGAAAATGGAGCAGGAAAGTCAACACTGATAAAGGTGATGACAGGAATATACAAGAGAGACAGTGGAAAAATGACTCTCTATGAGGAAGATGTGGAATTTCAAGGTCCTAGAGAATCACAAAATGCTGGAATAGCAATAATACACCAGGAGCTAAATCTCATATCTAATCTCACTATTGCAGAAAATATATTTCTAGGAAGAGAAAAAACCAGTTTTGGAAAAATAGACTGGAAGGGTATGTATAGTGATGCAGATAAACTGCTAAAAAAACTAAAGGTAAAACATTCTTCTAAAGAGCTGGTCGGGAACCTCAGTGTGGGAGAACAGCAGATGGTAGAAATAGCCAAGGCTATGTCACAAAATGCAAAAATAATAGTAATGGACGAACCTACAGACGCTCTTACAGATAAAGAAACCGAGAGTTTATTCAGTGTAATAAGAGAGCTTATAGGGGAGAATAAAAGTATAGTTTATATTTCCCACAGACTCAAAGAGATATTTGAGATATGTGACGATGTGACCATAATGAGAGACGGTAAATTTATATCTGAAAAAGAAGTAAAAGATATAACTGAAGACCAGATAATAGAAAGTATGGTTGGAAGAAAACTAGAGGATCAGATGCCTAGAGTAGAGGTAGAGCCAGGGCCTGTAAGTCTAGAGGTAAAAAACTTAAAAGGCGACTATGTAAATAATGTTAGTTTTACCCTGCATGAAGGTGAAATTTTAGGAGTTGCGGGGCTCATGGGATCAGGAAGGACTGAGCTGGCTAAAACCATCTATGGTTTTTATAAGATGACCTCTGGGTCAATTCTTATAGGTGGAAAAAAAGTGAAAATAAACTCCCCTGAAGAGGGACTTAAAAATAAAATAGCTTATGTACCTGAAGATAGAAAAAAAGAAGGGCTGATATTAGGACTTTCTGTAAAAGAAAACATGAGCATATCTTCTCTGGAAAAATTTGAGAGTAATTTGAAAACTCTTAATAAAAATGATGAAAAAGATATGGTGGATTCTTATATCTCAAGGTTTAACATAAAAACCCCGGGAATGGCTCAGATTATAAAAAATCTAAGCGGAGGAAATCAGCAAAAGGTTGCCATAGCAAAGGCTCTAATGACTGAACCAAAAATTTTGATTTTGGATGAACCTACACGAGGGGTAGATGTAGGGGCTAAAAAAGAGATATACGACCTCATAAACGAACTGAAAAAACACGGAATGAGCATTTTGATGATATCCTCTGAAATGGTTGAAGTTATAGGGCTCAGCGACAGGATAATGGTTATGCATGAAAATAGTGTAACAGGAGTATTCACGGCTGAAGATGCCAGTCAGGAAAAAATAATGAGGTGTGCCGTGGGCCTGAAGGAGGATAATGATGAATAA
- the rbsC gene encoding ribose ABC transporter permease yields MNNQTTLEPSQKKSFILLRNKPFIGLLIFAVLVSFMNPRFLSASNMLNVLRQTSINAIISAGMTFVILTGGIDLSVGSILAFCGAISASLMASGQNAFLAIAVSLVIGGILGMLSGMFISYGKLQAFITTLVTMTLMRGATLVFTDGKPISIGFGDNTSLFGSIGAGNILGIPTPIYIMAVVYGVSYYVLNHTKFGRYVYAVGGNEEATKLSGINVDKVKTKVYAISGVLSALAGIVVTARLFSAQPTAGSGYELDAIAAVVLGGTSLAGGIGRITGTITGALIIGVLGNALNLLNVSSYYQLMIKALVILAAVLMDRKSKK; encoded by the coding sequence ATGAATAATCAAACAACGTTAGAGCCGAGTCAAAAGAAAAGCTTTATTTTACTCAGAAATAAACCCTTTATAGGACTATTGATATTTGCAGTCTTGGTCTCTTTTATGAACCCAAGATTTCTTTCTGCATCTAATATGTTAAATGTACTAAGACAGACCTCTATAAATGCAATTATTTCAGCAGGAATGACTTTTGTAATATTAACAGGTGGAATAGACCTTTCAGTGGGATCAATCCTCGCCTTTTGCGGTGCAATATCTGCTAGTCTCATGGCATCAGGTCAGAATGCCTTTTTAGCCATAGCTGTGTCACTTGTTATAGGTGGAATTCTTGGAATGCTGAGCGGAATGTTTATAAGTTATGGGAAACTACAGGCATTTATTACTACTTTAGTGACTATGACTCTTATGAGGGGAGCCACTCTTGTATTTACTGACGGGAAACCTATATCAATAGGATTTGGTGATAACACCTCATTATTTGGAAGTATAGGGGCTGGAAATATATTGGGAATTCCCACTCCCATATATATAATGGCAGTTGTGTACGGGGTATCTTACTATGTACTCAACCATACAAAATTCGGACGGTATGTATATGCAGTGGGAGGAAATGAGGAAGCCACTAAGCTTTCTGGGATAAATGTAGACAAAGTAAAAACCAAGGTCTATGCCATCAGCGGAGTTTTATCTGCTCTGGCTGGAATAGTTGTTACAGCCAGATTGTTTTCTGCTCAGCCTACAGCAGGAAGCGGATATGAGCTAGATGCCATAGCGGCAGTTGTACTAGGAGGGACAAGTCTTGCAGGAGGGATAGGAAGGATAACTGGGACTATCACAGGGGCCCTTATTATAGGGGTTCTAGGAAACGCTCTTAACTTACTAAATGTATCTTCATACTACCAACTTATGATAAAGGCATTGGTTATATTGGCAGCGGTACTAATGGACAGAAAGTCCAAAAAATAA
- the rbsB gene encoding ribose ABC transporter substrate-binding protein RbsB — protein sequence MKKIITLITVLLMVVLTGCGEKKAPEAESTGRVGLVVSTLNNPFFVTLKEGAEAKANEMGMEIIILDSQNDPAKELANVEDLVVKGVDVILINPTDSDAVARAVMAANNSKIPVITLDRGANGGDVVTHIASDNVAGGKMAGEFIVEKIGKDGKVVELQGIPGTTAARDRGKGFNEAAANNITVVAQQAADFDRTKGLDVMENILQAVPEIDAVFAHNDEMALGALKAIEGSGRDILVVGFDATDDAVNAVEAGTLAATVAQQPSMIGAMGVETASKVINGETAPEFIPVELKLVTK from the coding sequence ATGAAAAAGATTATTACTCTGATCACAGTTTTATTGATGGTTGTTTTAACAGGCTGCGGTGAGAAAAAAGCTCCAGAAGCAGAATCCACAGGTAGAGTCGGTCTCGTAGTATCTACTCTAAACAATCCATTCTTTGTTACTTTGAAAGAGGGAGCCGAGGCTAAGGCCAATGAGATGGGTATGGAGATTATTATCCTTGATTCTCAAAATGACCCTGCAAAAGAGCTTGCAAATGTAGAGGATCTAGTAGTAAAAGGGGTAGATGTAATTCTTATAAACCCTACAGATTCTGATGCAGTAGCTAGGGCAGTTATGGCTGCAAATAACAGTAAAATACCTGTAATTACACTAGACAGAGGAGCAAACGGAGGAGATGTAGTAACTCACATAGCTTCTGATAACGTGGCAGGTGGAAAAATGGCAGGAGAATTTATCGTGGAAAAAATAGGAAAAGATGGAAAAGTTGTGGAACTTCAAGGTATCCCTGGAACTACTGCAGCAAGAGACAGAGGAAAAGGATTCAATGAAGCTGCTGCAAATAACATAACTGTAGTTGCACAGCAAGCTGCTGATTTTGATAGAACTAAAGGACTAGACGTAATGGAGAATATACTTCAAGCAGTTCCTGAAATAGATGCTGTATTTGCACATAATGATGAGATGGCTTTAGGTGCATTAAAGGCTATAGAGGGAAGCGGAAGAGATATATTGGTGGTAGGATTTGACGCAACGGATGATGCTGTAAATGCTGTAGAAGCTGGAACTCTTGCTGCAACAGTAGCACAACAGCCGTCTATGATAGGAGCTATGGGAGTAGAAACTGCTTCAAAGGTAATAAATGGAGAAACAGCACCTGAATTTATTCCAGTAGAATTAAAATTAGTTACAAAATAA
- a CDS encoding NAD-dependent protein deacylase gives MYEELKNIIKKSNNIVFFGGAGVSTESNIPDFRSATGLYAHSPEYLLSRTYFDSNTEEFYKFYKENLIFKDAEPNDAHYALAKLEELGKLKAVITQNIDGLHQKAGSKKVYELHGSVIRNYCMKCNEYHDLDYIISFKETVPRCRKCGGLVKPDVTLYEEMLDMDVFGGAIDCISKADVLIVGGTSLVVYPAASLVEYYKGSKLVLINKGATSYDNKASLVIDARIGEVLKEVTREL, from the coding sequence ATGTATGAAGAATTGAAAAACATCATAAAAAAAAGTAATAATATAGTTTTTTTTGGAGGAGCAGGTGTTTCTACAGAGAGTAACATACCTGATTTCAGAAGTGCAACGGGACTGTATGCACACTCACCGGAATATCTTTTGAGCAGAACCTACTTTGACAGCAACACTGAAGAATTTTATAAGTTTTATAAAGAAAATCTTATCTTTAAAGATGCCGAGCCTAATGATGCACATTATGCTCTGGCAAAACTTGAAGAACTTGGGAAATTAAAAGCTGTGATAACCCAGAATATAGACGGACTTCATCAGAAAGCCGGAAGTAAAAAAGTCTATGAACTTCACGGAAGCGTAATAAGAAATTATTGTATGAAGTGTAATGAGTATCACGATCTTGATTATATTATCAGTTTTAAAGAAACTGTGCCTAGGTGCAGAAAATGTGGTGGCCTGGTTAAACCTGACGTGACATTATATGAGGAGATGCTAGATATGGATGTCTTTGGTGGAGCCATTGACTGTATATCCAAGGCAGATGTTTTAATAGTTGGAGGAACATCCCTCGTGGTCTATCCTGCTGCCTCACTTGTAGAATATTACAAGGGAAGTAAATTAGTACTAATCAACAAAGGGGCAACATCATATGACAACAAGGCATCGCTGGTTATAGACGCCCGTATAGGGGAGGTGCTAAAAGAGGTTACCAGAGAACTTTGA
- a CDS encoding YwbE family protein, producing MDGKKRANIKPGIKVKIVLKKDQRTGKLTEGIVKDLLTNSSTHPHGIKVRLTSGDVGRVQEIID from the coding sequence ATGGATGGAAAAAAGAGAGCAAATATAAAACCTGGTATCAAGGTAAAAATCGTCTTGAAAAAAGATCAAAGAACCGGTAAGTTAACTGAGGGAATTGTCAAAGATCTACTCACAAATTCTTCTACTCATCCCCATGGAATCAAAGTCCGTCTTACTAGTGGTGATGTTGGAAGAGTTCAAGAAATAATTGATTAA